A stretch of DNA from Scleropages formosus chromosome 13, fSclFor1.1, whole genome shotgun sequence:
tttttcacCAGTGGATATCGTAATAAGCAGGTTGACTTGAattttgctgctgttatttATCGATGTTATGTCTATTCTTACTGTACTATGATGTGCTCAGGACTGGGAGGTGCGTTACCACAGAGACAGTCCACTCACACCAAGGCATGATGTCAATGCACCTGACCTCTACATACCCAGTGAGTGGTCAACATTTAGCTTGAAATCGATTGTACTAGAAGCTTTGGCTTATTGGTTTTGTCACTAGGCTTTGACCAttctcacctttttttttttttatttttttttttttaatagccaTGGCCTTCATCACATATATCCTGCTGGCAGGAATGGCTTTAGGGATACAGAAGAGGTCAGTTACACTGTGAGGTTCAGTATCTTTCCATTTTCATGTTCACACTTGATCTTGCTGAAATAATGAATTCTTTGttcattactttttttctttaggtTTAGCCCAGAAGTCCTCGGGTTGTGTGCTAGCACCGCTCTGGTCTGGGTTGTGATTGAAGTCCTAGTTATGCTGCTGGGTCTCTATCTGCTCACTGTGCACTCTGACCTTTCAACTTTTGACCTTGTTGCCTACAGTGGATACAAATATGTGGGGTgagctgtttgtgtttatttttggccCCGGGCATTTACAGTTGGAGGCTGAGCTGTGTGATCTGCTGGTTGTGCCCATGTTGACCACAATTTTCTGCCATATAAAAGCCTGTTCCAGAACCACTGGGTGCCTGCAGGGTCATactgtgtttgcattttctggCAAAATCCCAAATTATGAATCTCAACAGCTGGAAATCTTACCTGTTTTTACACTTCCATAATTCACATTATGGAGTTCAAAGGTTTTGGGTTTTAAGAGAAAACAGAGTACAATGTTCCCCCCCTTTACAAAGGTattgtgttcctgaaaaaccttcTGCAAGATGAATTTTCATAACTCAGATATAATTACTGTTACTTGCAATGATAAAATTCTTGTTCCTGAGCCTCaagacacccatttatgctaaaatagtaaatttctttaaaatgggcataataattaaattgaaaacaatacaaatgaacTGACAGTCACCAAACAAGTTGACGACATGTCTCAGTGTCTGCGCTGCACGATTgactgtgggtttgatcccttctcAGTCTGGGTTGGGTTTTCATATTCTCCACATGTTTGAGTGGAGTTCCTCCCCcagttcaaagacatttttcaggcAGACCAGTGACTCTAAATAGCtcttattctgtgtgtgtgggggcattgctcagttgtataaatgtgtgaaagatTGCAGAGTTTCATACGGTGCATCAAgcattgtgagtcaccttggcTAAAGTTGTCAGCCAAATAAACttttctttggggaaaagcatctgccgaatgaataaatgtaaatgacacacCGCACTGCTCTTGGCAAGCTtgtaaaatccaaatttggtctCGTAAATCCGAAGAAATGCCCGTTAAGCTGCAGTAAGGTTACTAAACTTGTAAAGTTGTTTTCTTGAAACTCAGATAAGCATATCTTGGGATGTATGCACAGCTGAATAAAAGCACTATCATGTAATTGAGAACTTGGAGTGACTCTAGCTGGAATAAAATACAATCAAGCAAAGATGGAAATGTTCAAAActaattttctccaaattgtACATTTCTCACTTTGGGATGTTATTTTGCAACATTTGTGTGCAATTTTGGGGTATTGGCAGTCTGCAATGGTGataaaaatgttcactttttttttttcttcttctcccccctCTTCTCAGGATGATTTTCACAGTGCTTTGTGGCCTCTTGTTCGGCAGTGATGGGTATTTTGTGGCTTTGGCCTGGTCCTCCTGTGCTctcatgtttttcattgtaaGTTTTTAAAGAGACAGTTCAGTGTGGTGGAACTATTATAAAGTATTCATTGCTTGCGTGGGACAATCACCTGCAATTTCAAGTGCACTTGAACATATGCACATGTAACTTCTGCCAACTGTTTGTGTTCTGACTGTTCTATTATATTAATTGCACtataaattattcagaaatCCAGTTTTTGGATTGTACAACTATGAGAAAGTGTTGGTCTTTGGTTAAAGTTAATTAGTACCTTTTGAAGGACTACTTGTTCTTGAACAAAAGCCCATGAAAATAGTTAAATGAATTAGAGTGGCCTGAGAAAATGGGCAGATGTTTTCTGGCCTTTTCAGGGTCTCTAAAGCACTGTTACCTGTACTACTACTATTAGTAAGTTGCCTGTCATCCTCACTCGCTCAAGGAAAAACGTTTCCATTGTCTTTTTAGGTCCGCTCTCTTCGGATGAAGatcctttcttctctctcttcaGACTCCATgggtgctggtgctgctgctaaACCCCGCATGCGACTGTACATCACAGTAGCAACTGCTGCTTTTCAGCCACTCATCATTTATTGGCTCACCTCCCACCTGGTCAGGTGACctagacagcaggactggggaTTGTTGGGAAATGGACTCATCCAGTTAAAAACTTTAATCCATACATTGACTCTCActgcatgatttatttaaaaacatagtCATTGTGACCTGTCAAATGGTGGTTCCATCACAAAGGAAAAACTGCTTATAGAGATGGAGTTGTAATTTATTGTCCGGTGGattaaagttgttttttggTAAAGTCATTTTGGTTTTAACATGTTCCAAGACAgaaatgtgctgtttcagtGACACATTCTTTTATAAATATCCCAGTAGTTTGTTGGGGAATGCTAAGAGAACACCTGGTTTTCCCCTCCTCTACTTAAAACCACATGCAGGTGTTCACCAGACTAAAGAAACAGGTGGCCTGGGAGCAATGAAGATGGGTTATGGTGATCATGTGAAGGGTTCCTCAGCAAAAGTTCCTTAAGGGAACCAGCTTGCAAAATATTTGATTCTATCCCTTTTCTGACAGTGTGTATCTGGATTACAAGAAATGGCTCTTCTGACTGAAACATGGTCCAGTCTTCAACACTCAAATGGTGAATGTTTTGCTGAAAGGATGATGGaccttttttcctccatcaCTTGCCCATTTAACCCCTCTCGTCCATTTGTCAGCTCTTAAGCCTGAACAGCAGTATTTGAGTTTATTGGTTTTTgtagaaataaactaaaaattttgaaattgtttttggTCTGTGGTCaatttgtaattgttttctaTTGTCACTTTAAAGTTTTTCTACTTTGTGCCAGTAATTGTGCAGTGTTTGCAGTCGGGATACTGCGTGCGCACTGCTTTTCTGGGGTGGGGGAAGTGTCATGTTATGGGTGAGCATACCTTTCTTTTAGTAACATTGTGAAGTGAAGGATTGTGCTTgggaggagagggagaaaatCTGGGGGGCCAACAACCAGTTCTGGCCCTGTAGGGAAGGGCTCCGTTGTGTTGCTTCTCTAAAAGTAACTTTCAAAACGTTATTTCTCCTGATCAGTGAGAAAATACAGCATATGCTCCAGTTttctatgaatatttttttctgtgaataatattttagttattttattaaCCAGAGTACTACCTTTAGGTATTTAAGGCACGAAACAGACATACCTGTGTCAGCTTTCCAGACGAGTACAAGCGGAGCGCAGGGGCGGCGGTGTCGTTCCCCTTTAAACGGGCACGCGCATGCGGCGCGCAGGTTTCAAAGCGTCCTTCTGGTTTCCAAGGTAACGCCGAGACGAACGAAACCCGGACGGACAAGAGAATTCGATTAGAACTCTCTCCGCTCCgatagcaataataaaataacttttcgCATCGCAGGTTGGGCGTCAGATGTACGTTCACCGTCCGCCTTTTTGTGAGCGCGACTCTCCCCCGCCGAGGTAaggagcgcgcgcgcggccCCAGCGTGTCTTTACCCGCTTTACCaagctcttcctcctcctgtgtgAAACTGAGAAGGACCCGAACAAAGAGTGCGTGACTTAACAGTGCAAAAGGGGTAACTCTATATTGTAGCGCCATTTTCGCGCCTTGCAGCTCCGATCTGTGCCTTGTGCACATTGTAGGGCAGCAATGCGCGCCTTTGTttcacctcctctctctctcggaCCTTTCGATGGATTGCCCATGCAGATGTGTGCAGCTGCCGAATAACTAGCTCAATTATTAACAGGCCAACAAAAGTGGAGCGCACATAACAGGTGAGGACTTTGAACGCACTAACTTGTGCACTTTGCCTTCATTTTTCACTTATTAAGATGCTCCCACTTTGCCTTCAGCTGGATCTGGTGTATTAACCAGTTGAAGGGGTTCCAGGTAAAGTGTGCTGCTGGGtttcttctttctgctttgtACGAGGTGTAAGCTTCGGGAAAATTTGCTTCCGTTCACGTCAATGACGGACTTGTTGCGTGTGACTCTCTGCGGATGTGCGATTGTTGATTCTCTCGCCGCTTCGCAGACAGGTGCACAGGACAGCCGGATGAGCGTATCAAGACCCCGGAGGCAGAGAGATGGACGCTAACACCGAGACGCTGGCACTGCCCCCTTCCGCGCTGCACTCGCCCCGCATCGCGTGCGAGGCCCTCGCCGCCTCTTCCTCGCTGCCCATCAGGCCGCTctcccctccttctccctgtCCTGTTCCGGCCTCGTCGCCCCTTTCTCCTCTGACTCCCTCGTACTCCATTCCCTTCTCCCCCGCCTCGTTTCCTCCTTCAGCCCAGGACACCCGGCCTGCGCCGACCTCCGCCgaccctcccccgccccccaaagTGCACTGCCCCGGCCTGGCTGCTCCATCTGACCAGGATGACCTGACCTGCCTCAGCTGGCTGCACCAGCGGGGCGACCTGCTCACCCTGCTCCCCCTGCCGAGGACCACACCGCTACCCCAGCTGACGCACCAGGACTCCTCGCCCAGCCCGTACCTACCCTCTTCCCCATCCAAGCCACCGTACTCCTTCAGCAGCCTGATTTTCATGGCCATCGAGGATTCCCCGGAGAAGAGGCTCCCCGTGAAGGGTATTTACGACTGGATCGTGAGCAACTTCCCCTACTACAGAGCAGCCCCTGGTGGCTGGAGAAACTCAGTGCGTCACAACCTGTCCCTGAGCAAAAGTTTTCGTCGAATACACAGGGAGAAGGGCCAGGTAAGGTCTGCCGTCACACGAACGCGCGCGTAATCTCGAGAACGAATCCAACCGCCTGTTGGAACGTACAGTAACCAGGCATGCAGGTAGGGACTTAGTTGCCTGTGTTCGTACTAATATTTCAGCTGTATTACATATACTTTCAAATCACTCTTCTCCAAACCCCCATTTTCCAGTTagatttaattaatataaaaattgattt
This window harbors:
- the LOC108925362 gene encoding forkhead box protein N2-like; the encoded protein is MDANTETLALPPSALHSPRIACEALAASSSLPIRPLSPPSPCPVPASSPLSPLTPSYSIPFSPASFPPSAQDTRPAPTSADPPPPPKVHCPGLAAPSDQDDLTCLSWLHQRGDLLTLLPLPRTTPLPQLTHQDSSPSPYLPSSPSKPPYSFSSLIFMAIEDSPEKRLPVKGIYDWIVSNFPYYRAAPGGWRNSVRHNLSLSKSFRRIHREKGQKIGKGSLWCVCPEYRPALLEVLRKTHHCHNPSNSFYSSPLLLEGGDCGPAVVCDTVEISDSLSQTLLLSSPSPPALPSDNSSLSSDAPIPLTADQEELVTMETIELHEEMSEEAEKDPLTDSGYIEFHYYQYHQYQYLVLPGETELDLETVEILQLDAEAQEAAGSLLDLAGGGH
- the yif1a gene encoding protein YIF1A; its protein translation is MDLPHGGYRATKPRARAPPPSGDPLLFEDTSSSGQPLGPQGYYSSEYNMGGMTSGGGVNNLFTDPMASAAVMYGSSLASQGKDMVNKEITRFMSVNKLKYFFAVDTKYVMKKLLLLMFPYTHQDWEVRYHRDSPLTPRHDVNAPDLYIPTMAFITYILLAGMALGIQKRFSPEVLGLCASTALVWVVIEVLVMLLGLYLLTVHSDLSTFDLVAYSGYKYVGMIFTVLCGLLFGSDGYFVALAWSSCALMFFIVRSLRMKILSSLSSDSMGAGAAAKPRMRLYITVATAAFQPLIIYWLTSHLVR